A window of Gallaecimonas kandeliae genomic DNA:
AGACGGGCACCTCGCCGAAGAGCGACAGCGTCCCCACGTTGGCGGCAAAGCCGGAGCTGAACAGCCTGACGCTCTCGAAACCCAGCCAATCGGCCAGGCGGTCGCAAAGCCGCTGGTGCTCGCTGCTATGCCCCGACACCAGGGGCGAGGCTGCGCTGCCGCCCCCCAGGGCGCCGCCTTCGGCGGCCAGGGCCAGGTAGTCATTGCTGGCCAGATCCAGGGCCTTCTGGCCCTGAACCTCCACCAAGCCGCCACCGAGGCGCTTGACTGGCCGGCTCTGGCGCCAGAGCCCGGCCCGGCGCACCTCATCCAGGCGCGGCGCCAGCCAATGGTCGAGCATCAGCGCACTTCGTAGTAGTTGGTCGGCGCATTTTCCATGGCCACCTGGGCGGCCAGTACCGCTTCGGTGGTCTCGTCGTCGGCGCCGTGGCGCTGTTCGGCATTGATGCCGAGGCGCTTGAAGAGCTGCAGGTCGCGGTTGGCCTCGGGGTTGCCGGTGGTCAGCAGCTTGTCACCGTAGAAAATGGAGTTGGCGCCGGCGAAGAAGCACAGGGCCTGCATCTCGTCGCTCATCTTTTCGCGGCCGGCGGAGAGGCGCACATGGCTTTTGGGCATCAGGATGCGGGCCACGGCGATGGTACGCACGAATTCGATGGGGTCCAGATCCTCGACATTTTCCAGCGGCGTGCCTTTGACCTTGACCAGCATGTTGATGGGCACGGACTCGGGCTGCACGTCCAGGTTGGCCAGCTGTTGCAGCAGGCCGGCGCGGTCACGGGCATTCTCACCCAGGCCCACTATGCCGCCGGAGCAGATCTTCATGCCGGCGTCGCGCACATGGGACAGGGTGTCGAGGCGGTCCTGGTAGGTGCGGGTGGTGATGATCTGGCCGTAGAATTCGGGGCTGGTATCGAGGTTGTGGTTGTAATAATCGAGGCCGGCTCCGGCCAACTGGCTGGCCTGATCGGCACTCAACATGCCGAGGGTCATGCAGGTCTCGAGGCCCAGGGCCTTGACCTCTTTGACCATGGTCATGACATAGGGCATGTCCCGCTCTTTGGGGTTCTTCCAGGCGGCGCCCATACAGAAGCGGGTCGCCCCTATGGCCTTGGCCTTGCGGGCTTCTTCCAGCACCTTCTCCACTTCCAGCAGGCGCTCACGCTCCACGTCGGTGTGGTAGTGGCCGGATTGGGGGCAATACTTGCAATCTTCCGGGCAGGCCCCTGTCTTGATGGACAGCAGGGTGCTCACCTGGACTTCGTTGGGGGCGAAGTTTTCCCGGTGCGTGCTCTGGGCTTTGAAGAGCAAATCATTGAATGGCAATTGGAAAAGGGCTTCGATTTCGGGGATGGTCCAATCGTTACGCAGGCTCACGGGCAGTCCTTCTTGGTTCTCTTTGCTTGGCTAGTGTAGGGATAGCCCTTAAGCTGTCAACGCCTACCAGTTAAAGTGCATTTACCATTGGTTATTTTGTGAGCATATCCAATTCCGACCTCGACTTCGACCGCCAGCAGATCTGGCACCCCTACACGGCCCTGCGCGAGCCCCTGCCCACCTACCCCGTGGCCAGGGCCGAAGGCGTGCGCCTCTTCTTGGAAGACGGCCGGGCCCTTATCGACGGCATGTCCTCCTGGTGGGCCGCCATCCACGGCTACAACCACCCTGCCCTCAACGCCGCCGCCACCGAGCAGCTGGGCAAGATGAGCCACGTGATGTTCGGCGGTATCACCCACGAGCCGGCCATCCGCCTCTGTGAAAAGC
This region includes:
- the bioB gene encoding biotin synthase BioB, with the protein product MSLRNDWTIPEIEALFQLPFNDLLFKAQSTHRENFAPNEVQVSTLLSIKTGACPEDCKYCPQSGHYHTDVERERLLEVEKVLEEARKAKAIGATRFCMGAAWKNPKERDMPYVMTMVKEVKALGLETCMTLGMLSADQASQLAGAGLDYYNHNLDTSPEFYGQIITTRTYQDRLDTLSHVRDAGMKICSGGIVGLGENARDRAGLLQQLANLDVQPESVPINMLVKVKGTPLENVEDLDPIEFVRTIAVARILMPKSHVRLSAGREKMSDEMQALCFFAGANSIFYGDKLLTTGNPEANRDLQLFKRLGINAEQRHGADDETTEAVLAAQVAMENAPTNYYEVR